DNA sequence from the Streptomyces cinnabarinus genome:
GGTGCTCCCGCACCTCCGCTCTCCGCGGTCCCGCGTGAGCTCGCGCCCACCATGGCTCCCACCTGCTCTCCTCCACGCCCTGCTCTTCCTTCAGGATGCCACCGAGCGGGCCGAAGCGGCCTTCCCGTCCCGCTTCCAGGCCCTAACGTCTCTTGCAGGACGTCTCGGGCGGGAGCGGCGCCGGGGGAGTGCGCATGGAGAGCAGTGGCGCGGACCGACGGTGCGGGTGGGTGCCGGAACCCGGCGTATGCCTTCTCGCGGCCACGGTCGTCGCACTGGAGCTCGTCGGCAGACACCTGGGCCTCGCCGCGCTCGACGGGGCGGGGCGGCCGTACGCCCTCAACGCGTCGGCGAGCGGACTGCTGCCCGCCGTACGCGGTCATCCCCTGCTCGGCACCGGTGACTTCAGCACCCGGGACGTCGAGGTCCGTCAGCTGCCGCCGGCCGCGCCCGGACTGCCGGTCCTGCTGCTGCTCCGGGATCTCGCCCGACCCCGCACCAGGGCCCGGCTGTTCGGCGTCACCGAGCAGGAGCTGCGCACCCTGCGCCACCTCGACGGCGGCTGTACGGCGACGGAGGCCGCCCGGCGCATGGGGCTGTCCCCGGCGACCGTGCGGGGCTATATCGCCTCCCTGCACCGGAAGTTGGACGCCGGACACACGGCCGCGCTGCTGCGCAGGGGCCGGGATCTGGGGATGCTCGGCGACTGAGGGGCGATGACGGGACCAAGTCGACATGTCGCGATACGTCAGAATTGACGGATGGTCATCGGCCAGGGCCCGTCGCTTCACTGGCGGGAGGCGCCCCGTGTGCGGGCAGCCGGCGAGGGGGGCTCATGACCACGACTCCGTCACGTGCGCCGACCGCGGCCGCCGAGCCGGGGGCGTCCTCCGGTACCGGGCGCGTCCTGCTGGGCGTCACCACGGCGCTCGGGCCGTTTCTGCTGGCCCTGGGCGTCGGCATCCTCCCGTACGCCACCGGGGGTGCGGAGAAGGAGATCGTCCGGGACATCGCCGCCGACCGGACGCTCACCGAAGTGACCCTGTGGTGCTGGCTGTCGGGGTCGATCGCCCTGGTCGTCGGCGCCTTGGCGGTGGGGCTGCTGGCGATGCGGGCCTCGCCGAAGCTCGGGCTGTGGGGGCTCGTGCTGTTCGGCACGGGGCTGCTGGCCATCGCCTCGACGCCGGAGATGGACGCGGTCGCCCTGGGCGGGCTGGCGGAGGGGGTGAGTCAGGACGCCCTGGCCAAGGCCGGGGA
Encoded proteins:
- a CDS encoding helix-turn-helix transcriptional regulator, giving the protein MESSGADRRCGWVPEPGVCLLAATVVALELVGRHLGLAALDGAGRPYALNASASGLLPAVRGHPLLGTGDFSTRDVEVRQLPPAAPGLPVLLLLRDLARPRTRARLFGVTEQELRTLRHLDGGCTATEAARRMGLSPATVRGYIASLHRKLDAGHTAALLRRGRDLGMLGD